The following proteins come from a genomic window of Companilactobacillus pabuli:
- a CDS encoding SLAP domain-containing protein produces MKKSTSLLFSGLLVSGMVLGTLPMTQTVQAADKVTTQAAASVTNNVTYYYNNQKVGQKSLQGTQGQPLGYYPDGYTYSGSIANFQEDGANVKVNVTKMISAKVNYVDQNNNLVNSEVVNGGDGNKYTLTDIPAGSTLLNDADKTITLEDGKEYNIKVNKQVFNTLIFKTADNTEVGRAEIYSQNVGDTVDLTDSQIPSGYTAATKSVTLQSDNNTQIVTVTKNADSEQPTGVVTVKDQTAQLYTVYGNTISGRTLSANSSWKYYESKTINGKTYYRVATDEWVKASDVTSEATTSNVTPFENVVTTKDAITHVYTKDGQEVTGRALSANSSWKTANKLVLNDETYYQVATNEWVKANDVTVNDDTTGVTPAKGVVTIGSSVAQLYSKDGQAITSRALAPSSKWQTANKMDLKGETYYQVATNEWVKASSLV; encoded by the coding sequence TTGAAAAAGAGTACATCATTACTATTTAGTGGATTGCTAGTTTCTGGTATGGTTCTTGGTACACTTCCAATGACACAGACCGTTCAAGCCGCTGATAAAGTTACTACTCAAGCCGCTGCTAGTGTAACTAATAACGTTACTTACTATTATAATAATCAAAAAGTTGGTCAAAAGAGTTTACAAGGAACTCAAGGTCAACCATTAGGTTATTATCCAGATGGATATACTTATTCTGGTAGTATTGCTAACTTCCAAGAAGATGGCGCTAACGTTAAGGTCAATGTAACTAAGATGATTTCTGCCAAAGTTAATTATGTTGACCAAAATAATAACTTAGTTAATTCTGAGGTTGTTAATGGGGGCGATGGCAACAAATATACTTTGACTGATATTCCAGCTGGCAGTACTTTGTTGAACGATGCTGACAAGACAATTACCTTGGAAGATGGCAAAGAATACAATATCAAAGTCAACAAACAAGTCTTCAACACATTGATTTTCAAGACAGCTGACAACACAGAAGTTGGCCGTGCAGAAATTTACAGTCAAAATGTTGGGGATACCGTTGATTTAACTGACAGTCAAATTCCTAGTGGTTACACAGCAGCTACTAAGTCAGTAACTTTGCAAAGTGATAATAATACGCAAATCGTTACAGTAACAAAGAATGCTGATTCTGAACAACCAACTGGTGTCGTAACAGTTAAAGATCAAACAGCTCAACTTTATACGGTTTATGGCAATACTATCAGTGGTCGAACATTGAGTGCCAATAGTTCATGGAAATACTATGAATCAAAGACTATCAATGGCAAAACTTACTATCGTGTTGCTACTGACGAATGGGTCAAAGCTAGCGATGTAACATCTGAAGCTACGACAAGTAATGTCACACCATTTGAAAATGTAGTAACAACTAAAGATGCTATTACTCACGTTTATACTAAAGACGGTCAAGAAGTTACAGGTCGTGCTTTGAGTGCTAATTCAAGTTGGAAGACTGCCAATAAGTTGGTTCTAAATGACGAAACTTATTATCAAGTAGCAACTAACGAATGGGTCAAAGCAAATGACGTAACAGTTAACGATGATACTACTGGTGTAACACCTGCTAAAGGCGTTGTAACAATCGGTAGTTCAGTTGCCCAATTGTATTCTAAAGACGGTCAGGCAATTACTAGTCGTGCTTTAGCACCAAGCAGCAAGTGGCAAACAGCTAATAAGATGGATCTAAAAGGTGAAACTTATTATCAAGTAGCTACTAACGAATGGGTTAAAGCAAGCAGTTTAGTTTAA
- the nrdJ gene encoding ribonucleoside-triphosphate reductase, adenosylcobalamin-dependent, whose amino-acid sequence MNTINKIILSDDFVDEVKKTIKPHWGELGWVTYKRTYARFIDELGRTENWSETVKRVVEGNINLDPRLQNDDLTDEQYNGLVKEAQELYKLIYGLAATPSGRNLWISGTEYQHRNGDALNNCWFIAVRPQKYGDSHIVPSYLQKDQLAVSMPFSFMFDQLMKGGGVGFSVVPSNMKLMPVVDNKVNLTVLIGKESASYKDSIAAGAVDRDEWLANNSYDNKRHYELPDTREGWVIGNANMIDAHFNDTNDGLDDVVLDITDIRAKGEKIKGFGGTASGPVPLIEMLFDINEVMNEAVGRKLTSVDCTDMGNMIGKTVVAGNVRRSAELALGGATDDDFITMKQDQKKLYHHRWASNNSVAVDSKFNKYAPIADSITHNGEPGIVNLELSRNYGRAIDGYQPGIDDGVEGTNPCGEISLSNGEPCNLFEVFPLIAGEQGWDLEEAFSLAARYTKRVTFSNYDWEVSRKVIQKNRRIGVSMSGIQDWILTTFGNRVVTGFEPTTDPETGETVQKPIYDQRVADKFDDLYKTVVKADKEYSNALGCKASIKHTTVKPSGTVAKLAGVSEGMHFHYAGYLIQRIRFQDSDPLLPALKACGYKIEPDIYTKHTMCVEFPVKAENADDPNFASAGSVSIAEQFATQAFLQTYWSDNAVSCTITFQPEEGDQIAPLMYQYRNVTKSTSLLPYTGSGFKQAPKEPINKEVYQERESEVDENVAKVFAEQNDNHDKKDIELVDQSDCAGGACPIR is encoded by the coding sequence ATGAACACTATTAATAAGATTATTTTATCGGATGACTTCGTTGACGAAGTAAAAAAGACAATTAAACCCCACTGGGGTGAATTAGGCTGGGTTACATATAAACGTACCTATGCTCGTTTTATTGATGAATTAGGTCGGACTGAAAATTGGTCTGAAACAGTTAAACGTGTGGTTGAAGGTAATATCAATTTGGACCCTCGTTTGCAAAATGATGATTTAACTGATGAACAATATAATGGCTTAGTTAAAGAAGCTCAAGAATTATATAAATTGATCTATGGATTAGCTGCCACTCCTTCAGGTAGAAATCTTTGGATTTCTGGAACAGAGTATCAACATCGTAATGGAGATGCTTTGAATAATTGTTGGTTTATCGCTGTTAGACCACAAAAATATGGTGACAGTCATATTGTTCCTTCATATCTACAAAAAGATCAATTGGCTGTTTCAATGCCATTTTCATTTATGTTTGATCAATTGATGAAGGGTGGCGGTGTTGGCTTTTCCGTTGTCCCATCAAATATGAAGTTGATGCCAGTTGTTGACAATAAAGTCAATTTGACAGTTTTAATCGGTAAAGAAAGTGCTTCTTACAAAGATTCAATCGCTGCTGGTGCTGTGGATCGTGACGAATGGTTAGCTAATAATTCATATGACAACAAACGTCACTATGAGTTACCAGATACACGTGAAGGTTGGGTTATTGGTAATGCCAATATGATCGATGCCCACTTTAACGATACAAATGATGGCTTGGACGATGTAGTGCTAGATATTACTGACATCCGTGCTAAAGGCGAAAAAATCAAGGGCTTTGGTGGTACTGCATCTGGTCCTGTACCATTGATTGAAATGCTTTTTGATATTAATGAAGTTATGAATGAAGCTGTTGGTAGAAAGTTAACTTCAGTTGACTGTACCGATATGGGTAATATGATCGGTAAGACTGTCGTTGCTGGAAATGTTCGTCGTTCTGCTGAACTTGCTCTAGGTGGCGCTACTGATGACGACTTTATTACTATGAAGCAAGATCAAAAGAAACTTTATCACCACCGTTGGGCTTCAAATAACAGTGTCGCTGTTGACAGTAAGTTCAATAAGTATGCACCTATCGCTGATTCAATCACTCATAATGGTGAACCAGGAATCGTTAACCTTGAATTATCACGTAATTACGGTCGTGCTATCGATGGTTATCAACCTGGAATTGATGATGGCGTTGAAGGAACTAACCCATGTGGTGAAATTTCTCTAAGTAATGGTGAACCATGTAACTTATTTGAAGTATTTCCATTGATTGCTGGCGAACAAGGCTGGGATTTGGAAGAAGCCTTTTCTTTAGCTGCTCGTTATACAAAACGTGTTACATTCAGTAATTATGACTGGGAAGTTTCTCGTAAGGTTATTCAAAAGAATCGTCGTATCGGTGTTTCAATGTCTGGTATTCAAGACTGGATTTTGACAACGTTTGGTAATCGTGTTGTAACTGGTTTTGAACCTACCACAGATCCTGAAACAGGTGAAACAGTTCAAAAACCTATTTATGATCAACGTGTTGCTGACAAGTTTGATGACTTGTATAAGACAGTCGTTAAAGCTGACAAGGAGTACTCAAACGCATTAGGATGTAAGGCATCTATCAAGCACACAACTGTTAAACCATCTGGTACAGTTGCTAAGCTTGCCGGAGTGTCTGAAGGTATGCATTTCCACTATGCAGGTTACTTAATTCAAAGAATCAGATTCCAAGACTCAGATCCACTTCTACCAGCTTTGAAAGCTTGTGGATATAAGATTGAACCTGATATCTATACAAAACATACAATGTGTGTTGAATTCCCAGTTAAGGCTGAAAATGCTGATGATCCTAACTTTGCTTCAGCTGGATCAGTTTCTATCGCTGAACAATTCGCTACACAAGCATTCTTACAAACTTATTGGTCAGATAATGCCGTAAGTTGTACGATTACTTTCCAACCAGAGGAAGGCGATCAAATCGCTCCATTGATGTATCAATACAGAAATGTAACGAAATCAACATCACTCTTGCCATACACTGGTTCAGGCTTCAAACAAGCTCCTAAGGAACCAATCAACAAGGAAGTTTATCAAGAACGTGAATCAGAAGTTGACGAAAATGTCGCTAAAGTTTTTGCTGAACAAAATGATAATCATGACAAGAAAGACATCGAACTAGTCGATCAATCAGATTGTGCTGGCGGTGCTTGTCCAATTAGATAA
- a CDS encoding CopY/TcrY family copper transport repressor yields the protein MKEVESMSRAEWQVMRIIWTLGQATSKQVIDFLEKKTDWKAATIKTLIGRLQKKNFLQADETKRPYVYQPLISEDEAIHDSVNDLFDNLCCMRKGYAIKDLINNSEISKSDIATIIETLTEKEKTAPEVVECDCLESDLNE from the coding sequence ATGAAAGAAGTTGAATCCATGAGTCGTGCTGAATGGCAGGTAATGAGGATCATTTGGACTTTGGGTCAAGCCACTAGTAAGCAAGTAATTGATTTTTTGGAGAAGAAAACTGACTGGAAAGCTGCCACAATCAAAACTTTGATTGGTCGTCTTCAAAAGAAGAATTTTTTACAAGCCGATGAAACTAAACGTCCTTATGTTTATCAGCCATTGATTTCAGAGGATGAGGCTATTCACGATAGCGTTAACGACTTGTTCGATAATCTTTGTTGTATGAGAAAAGGATATGCTATCAAAGATTTGATCAATAATTCAGAAATATCTAAAAGTGATATTGCAACAATTATTGAAACTCTCACTGAGAAGGAGAAGACAGCTCCAGAAGTTGTCGAATGTGATTGTTTGGAGAGTGATTTGAATGAATAA
- a CDS encoding heavy metal translocating P-type ATPase, whose protein sequence is MNNEEMHDMKNMDMDHSTMDMSGNHMMMHGGHMMNMGDLRQKFWISLVLAIPVFILSPFMGLKLPFQVQFPGSDWIVLVLATILFFYGGKPFISGAKGELMSKQPAMMTLITMGISVAYIYSLYAFVENNLLHSSTHIMDFFWELASLIVIMLLGHWIEMKSTMSAGNALQKIASLVPSKVHMVHDDQTMDHDISMVKAGNIIEVRAGESVPLDGHIISGSSYINESLITGESKAIKKEIGSKVVGGSINGEGTIRVKVDKSSGEGYLSQISKLVSDAQNNRSKTQMLADRVSSWLFYAALTVGIIAFVYWLIFGDMNTALNRLVAVLVIACPHALGLAIPLVMSRSTSIAATNGLIIRDNQAMENSRKIDYVAMDKTGTLTEGKFTVNGLQSLDKSIDSKNLLSIIAGIEGGSSHPIASSIVSYAKDKEVQPAAIDNIQALKGYGMSASFDNRQYYLVNMKYLNEHEISLDKKLVQTYLDKGNTISYLVADKKVLGFVALGDRIKKNTIEFIKELKARNITPIMLTGDNKEAAAIMAKQMGIDEFRAELLPEDKHQVIKQLELSGHHVMMVGDGINDAPSLASATIGVAIGAGTDVAIDSADVVLYNSDPSDIIKFLKLSHNTYKKTVENLWWGAGYNIIAIPLAAGILAGVGFVLSPAVGAVVMSLSTVVVALNALTLKM, encoded by the coding sequence ATGAATAACGAAGAAATGCACGATATGAAAAATATGGATATGGATCATTCAACTATGGACATGTCGGGAAATCATATGATGATGCACGGTGGTCATATGATGAATATGGGGGACTTGAGACAGAAATTTTGGATCTCACTTGTTTTAGCAATACCAGTATTTATCCTCTCACCATTTATGGGATTGAAATTGCCATTTCAAGTTCAATTTCCAGGATCTGACTGGATAGTTTTAGTACTAGCAACAATTCTATTCTTCTACGGCGGCAAACCATTTATCAGTGGTGCTAAAGGAGAATTAATGTCCAAACAACCAGCAATGATGACATTGATCACTATGGGTATCAGTGTTGCCTATATTTATAGTCTGTATGCTTTTGTTGAGAATAATTTATTACATTCTTCAACGCACATCATGGACTTCTTCTGGGAATTGGCATCCTTGATCGTCATCATGTTGTTAGGTCATTGGATCGAAATGAAGTCGACTATGAGTGCCGGCAATGCTTTACAAAAAATTGCATCATTAGTACCAAGTAAGGTACATATGGTTCATGATGATCAAACGATGGATCATGATATTTCAATGGTCAAAGCTGGCAATATTATTGAGGTACGTGCCGGTGAATCAGTACCACTTGATGGACATATTATTAGTGGTTCAAGTTATATCAATGAGTCTTTAATCACAGGTGAATCAAAAGCAATTAAAAAAGAAATTGGTAGTAAAGTAGTTGGAGGATCGATCAACGGTGAGGGTACGATTCGTGTAAAAGTTGATAAATCTTCCGGTGAAGGCTACTTGTCACAGATTAGTAAACTAGTCTCTGATGCACAAAATAATCGTTCTAAGACGCAAATGTTGGCTGATAGAGTATCTAGTTGGCTCTTCTATGCTGCTTTAACGGTTGGAATCATCGCTTTTGTTTATTGGCTAATTTTTGGTGATATGAATACTGCTTTGAATAGATTAGTGGCTGTTTTAGTTATCGCTTGTCCACATGCTTTAGGTCTGGCAATTCCTTTGGTTATGTCACGTAGTACTTCGATTGCTGCTACAAATGGTTTAATCATTCGTGACAATCAAGCAATGGAAAACAGTCGTAAAATCGATTATGTAGCAATGGATAAAACTGGTACTTTGACTGAGGGTAAATTTACCGTTAACGGTTTGCAAAGTTTAGATAAATCAATCGATAGTAAGAACTTATTATCCATTATTGCCGGTATCGAAGGTGGTTCTAGTCATCCAATCGCAAGCAGCATCGTCAGCTATGCGAAGGATAAAGAGGTTCAACCAGCTGCTATCGACAATATCCAAGCCTTAAAGGGTTACGGAATGAGTGCTAGTTTTGATAACCGTCAATATTATTTAGTTAATATGAAATATTTGAATGAGCATGAAATTTCACTTGATAAGAAATTAGTTCAAACTTATTTGGATAAGGGTAATACAATCAGTTATTTGGTAGCTGATAAAAAAGTACTTGGTTTCGTTGCTTTAGGTGATCGAATCAAGAAAAATACCATTGAATTTATTAAAGAATTAAAAGCTAGAAATATTACGCCAATCATGTTAACAGGTGATAATAAAGAAGCTGCTGCCATTATGGCTAAACAAATGGGAATCGATGAATTCCGAGCTGAATTATTGCCAGAAGATAAACATCAAGTTATCAAGCAATTGGAACTTAGTGGTCATCATGTCATGATGGTTGGTGATGGGATCAATGATGCTCCTAGTTTAGCTTCAGCTACCATTGGTGTTGCCATTGGAGCTGGAACGGATGTTGCTATCGATTCAGCGGATGTAGTTTTGTATAATAGTGATCCTAGTGACATCATTAAATTCTTGAAATTGTCACACAATACTTATAAGAAAACTGTTGAGAACCTCTGGTGGGGTGCTGGTTACAATATCATAGCTATTCCATTAGCTGCCGGTATTTTAGCAGGAGTTGGTTTTGTTTTAAGTCCTGCTGTTGGTGCGGTGGTAATGTCATTGTCAACAGTTGTCGTAGCATTGAATGCTTTGACATTAAAAATGTAA
- the relB gene encoding type II toxin-antitoxin system RelB family antitoxin yields MATISVYIDGRDERMIKNYAKSKNMSVSAFLRSAAVEKIEDEIDNELCEKAEREFKDNPQDVSLDDLEKEMSSYC; encoded by the coding sequence ATGGCAACTATTTCAGTATACATAGACGGACGTGACGAACGGATGATCAAAAATTACGCTAAATCTAAGAATATGAGCGTTTCGGCCTTTCTTCGTTCTGCTGCAGTCGAAAAAATCGAAGATGAGATTGATAATGAGCTTTGTGAAAAAGCTGAACGAGAATTTAAGGATAATCCTCAAGATGTTTCCTTGGATGACTTAGAAAAAGAGATGAGCAGCTATTGTTGA
- a CDS encoding sensor histidine kinase produces the protein MTFLKYLRDHIYSILIVLVGMTFVELVLFLDPRVHFHMGTLIYTWILAVIFLIVNLSLSYLHKKNWYEQLSNYQDDLSKELFGARNNEQQFIQDKINNISLQYRNELTELYQNQKDQREYTESWVHDIKVPLAALKLSQDNNLDRDLIAEELDQIDYLVDQALYFARLNNFSNDYLIQEQDLNDIVKACIRTNKRLFISKRIGIHFDITDKKVLTDEKWLSFIINQILSNSLKYTESGGKIEIFTTTHDNNIELHLQDNGIGIKNQDISRVFNKGFTGTNGRKSGSKSTGMGLYLVKKMIDKLGHTIQIKSQENQGTETIITFLDLPYYK, from the coding sequence ATGACATTTCTCAAATATTTACGTGATCATATTTATTCAATTCTAATTGTCCTAGTGGGAATGACTTTTGTTGAATTAGTCTTGTTTTTAGATCCTAGAGTCCATTTTCATATGGGAACTCTAATTTATACTTGGATTTTGGCGGTAATTTTTTTAATTGTTAATTTATCACTTTCTTATTTACATAAAAAAAATTGGTACGAACAATTATCAAATTATCAAGATGATCTCTCAAAAGAATTATTTGGAGCTAGAAACAATGAACAACAATTCATCCAGGATAAAATCAATAATATTTCTCTCCAGTATCGTAATGAGTTAACAGAATTATATCAGAACCAAAAAGATCAACGAGAATATACTGAGTCTTGGGTTCACGATATCAAAGTTCCTTTAGCAGCTTTAAAACTATCCCAGGATAATAATTTAGACCGTGATTTAATTGCCGAAGAATTGGATCAAATTGATTATTTAGTCGACCAAGCGTTGTACTTTGCCCGTTTAAATAACTTTTCCAACGATTATTTGATTCAAGAGCAAGACTTAAATGACATCGTCAAAGCTTGTATCAGAACGAATAAACGGCTCTTTATCAGTAAAAGAATCGGCATTCATTTCGACATTACTGATAAAAAAGTCTTAACTGACGAAAAATGGCTGAGCTTTATTATCAATCAGATACTTTCCAACAGTTTAAAATATACTGAATCTGGTGGAAAAATCGAGATCTTCACGACTACTCACGATAACAATATTGAGTTACATCTCCAAGACAACGGAATCGGTATCAAAAATCAAGATATCAGTCGCGTTTTCAATAAAGGTTTTACTGGTACTAATGGTCGTAAAAGTGGCAGTAAATCTACTGGTATGGGATTGTATTTAGTTAAAAAAATGATTGATAAACTAGGTCACACTATTCAAATTAAATCACAAGAAAATCAAGGTACTGAAACCATCATTACTTTTTTAGATTTACCTTATTACAAATAA
- a CDS encoding response regulator transcription factor — translation MVKIMIIEDDFSIAKLISENLAKWQMDSYITKDFDNIIEQFKEYQPDLVLLDINLPVYDGYYWNQEIRKISKLPIIIISSRNSNMDQIMAMNMGADDFVEKPFSVDILVAKINALLRRTYDFSKNSSDTIEHNGLKLNLSSGTVEIGDEKIDLSKNEYKLLQRLLKDQGKIVTREQLLNFMWDDERFVDDNTLTVNINRLRGKIEKFGLKNYIVTKVGQGYIIP, via the coding sequence ATGGTTAAAATTATGATTATTGAGGATGATTTCTCCATCGCCAAGCTGATCAGTGAAAATCTGGCAAAATGGCAAATGGATTCCTACATTACAAAAGATTTCGACAATATTATCGAACAATTCAAAGAATATCAACCCGATTTAGTGCTACTAGATATCAATTTGCCAGTCTATGACGGTTACTATTGGAATCAAGAGATCCGTAAAATCTCTAAATTACCTATTATTATCATTTCTTCGCGTAATTCTAACATGGACCAAATTATGGCTATGAATATGGGAGCCGATGATTTCGTTGAGAAACCTTTCTCAGTCGATATCCTAGTTGCTAAAATCAATGCTTTATTACGTCGGACTTATGATTTCTCAAAGAATTCCAGCGATACAATTGAACACAATGGTTTAAAACTCAATTTATCAAGCGGAACTGTTGAAATTGGAGACGAAAAAATTGACCTTTCAAAAAACGAATACAAATTATTGCAACGTTTATTAAAAGATCAAGGAAAAATCGTTACCCGTGAGCAATTGCTTAATTTCATGTGGGATGATGAAAGATTTGTTGATGACAACACTTTGACTGTCAACATCAATCGTCTACGTGGAAAAATCGAAAAATTTGGTTTAAAGAATTATATCGTTACTAAAGTGGGACAAGGATACATTATCCCTTAG
- a CDS encoding ABC transporter ATP-binding protein, which yields MQIAVKNISKDFGKKKNAVHAIKDISLEVDHGELLGIMGPSGAGKTTLLNMISTNERPDHGQIIIDGLDLTQLHDRDLAKYRRNKMGFIYQSFELLDSLNVKENVILPLALSRANKKVIEERFQYMMNLLNIEKLAQREIDELSLGQRQMVAAARALINKPEILFADEPTGSLDSKSATILLNYMQLINQKEKTTILMATHDAFTASYCTRVVFIKDGVVFSEVVNPGDRDKFFEQIINMQRTIGGGNYFNVSQNY from the coding sequence GTGCAAATTGCTGTAAAGAATATTTCAAAAGATTTTGGAAAGAAGAAAAATGCTGTTCACGCTATTAAAGATATCAGCTTGGAAGTTGATCATGGTGAATTGTTAGGAATTATGGGACCTTCCGGAGCTGGAAAAACGACTTTGTTAAATATGATTTCTACCAATGAGCGTCCTGATCACGGGCAAATTATCATTGATGGTTTGGATTTAACGCAATTACACGATCGTGATTTGGCAAAGTATCGTCGCAATAAAATGGGTTTTATTTATCAAAGTTTTGAGTTGCTCGATTCGTTGAACGTCAAGGAAAATGTTATTTTACCGCTAGCTTTGAGCCGTGCTAATAAAAAAGTCATTGAGGAAAGATTTCAATATATGATGAATTTATTAAATATTGAGAAGTTAGCCCAACGTGAAATTGACGAATTATCACTTGGTCAACGTCAAATGGTGGCAGCGGCCAGAGCTTTGATCAATAAACCAGAAATTCTGTTTGCGGATGAGCCAACTGGTAGTTTGGATTCCAAATCAGCGACTATTTTGCTGAACTACATGCAATTAATCAACCAAAAGGAAAAAACTACGATTTTGATGGCAACGCATGATGCTTTTACAGCCAGTTACTGCACCCGAGTAGTCTTTATCAAAGATGGAGTGGTCTTTTCAGAAGTGGTCAATCCTGGGGATCGAGATAAATTCTTCGAACAAATAATTAATATGCAACGGACAATTGGTGGAGGGAATTATTTCAATGTATCGCAAAATTATTAA
- a CDS encoding FtsX-like permease family protein, with amino-acid sequence MYRKIIKRSLSNMRDSYLIYILACSFAIGVFGILLSMGGNPSVHEAMHWWDTFIYELSSFMSGLFAFFAFIYMIYVGGFFIQRQKNEFLTFEKLGMQRWVIVTISFFQTAIVQIVAWAIGLLLMVIFQKFMGMLLFYLMQLRVNFTTNFDGYTILTLFKSFFFSTLILSTVNAIKTIRILQKKQRKVSVKTRWWLRIPAGVFGIILLFSAQVCTWALFTDIRMITYSSKPINEILFIMLADILGTYLVYYGFLPTVLNLLQKIHAISYSGLNLFSFKYLKERLFQNISILWFVTELSALALALLTFCYFGYQAVHESYNSSYPFELAANKDTVQFIKKELKQTDAKVKGSYKTNVKINLTSYYSKNNSTYTKQPMTFMSYSSYKSLPKRMRKGNSKINANEFMKIDTPTGIMYHDQEAEYNIDVKGAPMIAKAKAGRAFPYGGSMHFGPMMIVPDKYYQKMPAEVSDTFYGWDFKKGDRLQKSQIERLKHYRDAYYMKVDFKSSLKDSTVEVIKKAPKQYDASVYTQVGYLREGNVKKRFKQGGGFYLYIVALFSVALLIALGSVLTLRILLRDDYQSRQLRTLQKIGVEEKEIKRIILRENTWTFLIPIVFALIQSYTAIAMFDSGRHISKNIILIFGGYIVLYGLFGFISYQVSWRSIKQKFRL; translated from the coding sequence ATGTATCGCAAAATTATTAAGCGTAGTCTTTCAAATATGCGTGACAGCTATTTGATTTATATTTTAGCATGCAGTTTTGCTATTGGCGTTTTTGGAATACTGTTGTCAATGGGAGGCAATCCCTCAGTTCACGAAGCTATGCATTGGTGGGATACGTTTATTTATGAACTTTCGAGTTTCATGAGTGGGTTATTTGCCTTCTTTGCTTTTATTTATATGATTTATGTCGGTGGCTTTTTTATTCAACGGCAAAAAAACGAGTTTTTAACATTTGAAAAATTAGGAATGCAGCGTTGGGTCATTGTGACGATAAGTTTCTTTCAAACAGCTATCGTACAAATTGTCGCTTGGGCGATAGGTTTGTTGTTAATGGTAATTTTTCAAAAGTTCATGGGGATGTTGCTGTTTTATTTAATGCAGCTCCGAGTTAATTTCACTACTAATTTTGATGGTTATACGATACTGACGTTATTTAAGAGTTTTTTCTTCTCTACTTTGATTTTGAGTACAGTTAATGCAATCAAGACTATTCGGATTTTACAAAAAAAACAGCGCAAAGTCAGTGTTAAAACGCGTTGGTGGTTACGAATACCGGCAGGGGTTTTTGGAATAATCCTTCTATTTAGTGCGCAAGTTTGTACTTGGGCTTTGTTTACTGATATTCGGATGATTACTTATTCTTCTAAGCCAATCAATGAAATACTTTTTATTATGTTGGCTGATATTTTGGGGACGTATTTAGTTTATTATGGCTTTTTACCAACTGTTTTGAATTTATTACAAAAAATCCATGCAATTTCTTATTCAGGGTTGAATCTATTTTCATTTAAGTATTTAAAAGAACGGCTTTTTCAAAATATCTCCATCTTATGGTTTGTGACCGAATTGTCAGCTTTGGCATTGGCATTATTGACTTTTTGTTACTTTGGATATCAAGCTGTTCATGAAAGTTATAATAGTTCCTATCCATTTGAATTAGCTGCTAATAAAGATACGGTTCAATTTATCAAGAAGGAACTTAAACAGACTGATGCGAAAGTAAAGGGAAGTTATAAGACCAATGTCAAAATAAACTTGACCTCTTATTACAGCAAAAATAATTCTACTTATACGAAGCAACCGATGACCTTTATGTCTTATTCTTCGTACAAATCGTTACCTAAACGAATGCGTAAGGGTAATAGTAAAATTAATGCCAATGAATTTATGAAAATTGATACTCCCACAGGAATTATGTATCACGATCAAGAAGCAGAATATAACATTGACGTTAAAGGGGCACCAATGATTGCTAAAGCCAAGGCTGGTCGTGCTTTTCCATACGGTGGGTCAATGCACTTTGGTCCAATGATGATCGTACCAGACAAGTATTATCAAAAAATGCCGGCCGAAGTCAGCGATACTTTCTATGGTTGGGATTTCAAAAAGGGAGATCGTTTGCAGAAATCTCAAATTGAGCGTCTGAAGCATTATCGGGATGCTTATTATATGAAAGTAGATTTCAAGTCATCATTGAAAGATTCTACAGTAGAAGTCATCAAAAAAGCCCCCAAGCAATATGATGCCTCTGTATATACACAGGTAGGATATTTGCGTGAGGGCAATGTCAAAAAGCGCTTTAAACAAGGCGGCGGTTTTTACCTATATATTGTAGCTTTGTTCAGTGTAGCTTTATTGATAGCTTTAGGCAGTGTTTTGACTTTGAGAATTTTATTGCGAGATGATTACCAATCCAGACAATTGCGGACGTTGCAAAAAATTGGTGTTGAAGAAAAAGAAATTAAACGGATTATTTTACGAGAGAATACTTGGACATTCTTGATTCCAATTGTTTTTGCTTTGATACAGTCATATACAGCCATAGCAATGTTTGATAGTGGACGACACATTTCCAAAAATATTATCTTGATTTTCGGCGGTTATATCGTCTTGTACGGATTATTCGGTTTCATCAGTTATCAAGTTTCTTGGCGTAGTATTAAGCAGAAGTTCCGTCTGTAA